The following proteins are co-located in the Panthera uncia isolate 11264 chromosome F1, Puncia_PCG_1.0, whole genome shotgun sequence genome:
- the SLC26A9 gene encoding solute carrier family 26 member 9 — MSQPRPRYVVDRAAYSLTLFDDEFEKKDRTYPLGEKLRNAFRCSTAKIKAAVFGLLPVLSWLPKYKIKDYIVPDLLGGLSGGSIQVPQGMAFALLANLPAVNGLYSSFFPLLTYFFLGGIHQMVPGTFAVISILVGNICLQLAPESKFWVFNNATNKSYVDTAAMEAERLHVSATLACLTAIIQMGLGFVQFGFVAIYLSESFVRGFMTAAGLQILISVLKYIFGLTIPSYTGPGAIVFTFIDICKNLPHTNIASLIFALISGVFLVLVKELNARYMHKIRFPIPTEMIVVVVATAISGGCKMPKKYHMQIVGQIQQGFPTPVSPVVSQWKDMMGTAFSLAIVGYVINLAVGRTLASKHGYDVDSNQEMIALGCSNFFGSFFKIHVICCALSVTLAVDGAGGKSQVASLCVSLVVMITMLVLGSYLYPLPKSVLGALIAVNLKNSLKQLADPYYLWKKNKLDCCVWMVSFLSSFFLSLPYGVAVGVAFSALVVVFQTQFRNGYALAQVMDTDIYVNPKTYNRVQEIEGVKIVTYCSPLYFANSEIFRQKVIAKTGVDPQKVLLAKQKYLRKQEKGRTMPTQQRKSLFMKTKTVSLQELQQDFENTTPTDPNNNQTSANGASVSYITFSPDSSPAAPCEPSASAETPSEPSDMLASVPPFVTFHTIILDMSGVSFVDLMGIKALGKLSSTYGKIGVKVFLVNIHAQVYNDISHGGVFEDGCLERNHVFPSIHDAVLFAQANAREVAPGRDFQRASVDPELSLCDSEEDSPSYWDLEQVS, encoded by the exons ATGAGCCAGCCCAGGCCCCGCTACGTGGTAGACAGAGCCGCGTACTCTCTCACCCTCTTTGATGATGAGTTTGAGAAGAAGGACCGGACATACCCACTGGGAGAGAAACTTCGCAATGCCTTCAG ATGTTCCACGGCCAAGATCAAAGCCGCAGTGTTTGGGCTGCTCCCCGTGCTCTCCTGGCTCCCCAAGTACAAGATCAAAGACTACATCGTCCCCGACCTGCTGGGCGGACTCAGCGGTGGATCCATCCAGGTCCCGCAAG GCATGGCATTTGCTCTGCTGGCCAACCTTCCTGCAGTCAACGGCCTCtactcctccttcttccccctcctcaccTACTTCTTCCTGGGGGGTATACACCAGATGGTGCCAG GTACCTTTGCCGTTATCAGCATCCTGGTGGGTAACATCTGTCTGCAGCTGGCCCCAGAGTCGAAATTCTGGGTCTTCAACAACGCCACCAACAAGAGCTACGTGGACACAGCAGCCATGGAGGCTGAGAGGCTGCACGTGTCAGCAACCCTGGCCTGCCTGACTGCCATCATCCAG ATGGGCCTGGGCTTCGTGCAGTTCGGCTTTGTGGCCATCTACCTCTCCGAGTCCTTCGTCCGGGGCTTCATGACGGCAGCTGGCCTGCAGATCCTGATCTCGGTGCTCAAGTACATCTTTGGACTGACCATCCCGTCCTACACGGGCCCGGGGGCCATTGTCTTT ACCTTCATTGACATTTGCAAAAACCTCCCCCACACCAACATCGCCTCGCTCATCTTCGCCCTCATCAGTGGCGTCTTCCTGGTGCTGGTGAAGGAGCTCAATGCTCGCTACATGCACAAGATCCGCTTCCCCATCCCTACAGAGATGATTGTG GTGGTGGTGGCAACAGCTATCTCCGGGGGCTGTAAGATGCCCAAAAAGTATCACATGCAGATCGTGGGACAGATCCAACAAGG GTTCCCCACTCCCGTGTCACCTGTGGTTTCACAGTGGAAGGACATGATGGGCACGGCCTTCTCCCTGGCCATCGTGGGCTACGTCATCAACCTGGCTGTGGGCCGGACCCTGGCCAGCAAGCACGGCTATGACGTGGATTCTAACCAG GAGATGATCGCCTtaggctgcagcaacttctttggCTCCTTCTTTAAAATCCATGTCATTTGCTGTGCCCTCTCTGTCACTCTGGcggtggatggagctggaggaaaATCCCAG GTGGCAAGCCTGTGTGTGTCCCTGGTAGTGATGATCACCATGCTGGTCCTGGGGTCCTATCTATACCCTCTCCCCAAG TCTGTGCTAGGAGCACTGATAGCTGTCAACCTCAAGAACTCCCTCAAGCAACTCGCTGACCCCTATTACCTGTGGAAGAAGAACAAGCTGGACTGT TGTGTCTGGATGGTGAGCTTCCTCTCCTCGTTCTTTCTGAGTCTTCCCTACGGTGTGGCCGTGGGTGTCGCCTTCTCCGCCCTGGTTGTGGTCTTCCAGACTCAGTT TCGAAATGGCTAtgctttggcccaggtcatggacACTGACATTTATGTGAATCCCAAAACCTACAATAGG GTCCAGGAAATTGAGGGGGTTAAGATTGTCACTTACTGCTCCCCTCTCTACTTTGCCAATTCAGAGATCTTCAGGCAAAAGGTCATTGCCAAG ACAGGTGTGGACCCCCAGAAAGTACTGCTGGCCAAGCAAAAATACCTCCggaagcaggagaaggggagaacGATGCCCACACAGCAGAGGAAGTCTCTGTTTATGAAAACCAAG actGTCTCCCTACAGGAGCTCCAGCAGGACTTTGAGAACACCACCCCAACTGACCCCAACAACAACCAGACTTCTGCTAATGGTGCCAGCGTGTCCTACATCACCTTCAGCCCCGACAGCTCCCCAGCTGCCCCTTGTGAGCCATCGGCCTCCGCCGAGACCCCCAGTGAGCCCAGTGACATGCTGGCCAGCGTCCCACCCTTTGTCACCTTCCACACCATCATCCTTGACATGAGCGGGGTCAGCTTTGTGGACTTGATGGGCATCAAAGCCCTGGGCAAG CTGAGCTCCACCTACGGGAAGATCGGTGTGAAGGTCTTCTTGGTGAACATCCACG CCCAGGTGTACAACGATATCAGCCACGGAGGTGTCTTTGAAGATGGGTGTCTAGAGCGCAACCACGTCTTTCCCAGTATACATGATGCTGTCCTCTTCGCCCAGGCAAATGCCAGAGAAGTGGCCCCAGGACGTGACTTCCAAAGG GCTTCCGTGGACCCTGAGCTGTCCTTATGTGATTCAGAAGAGGACAGCCCCAGCTACTGGGACTTAGAGCAGGTGAGCTGA